A part of Scylla paramamosain isolate STU-SP2022 chromosome 24, ASM3559412v1, whole genome shotgun sequence genomic DNA contains:
- the LOC135112585 gene encoding phenoloxidase-activating factor 2-like, with amino-acid sequence MSAVRRQWLLLLLVVVVEMTALPQLDSPATSIPQISQENQTQLSIDNNMLLCVLSAAVGEAQSGCPTSPDFAALPPIDPTPAPIPISLPPGEEVTGDHDLRTPPCTCAPHWQCRDEEAGTEVTGDSLTSIVLDLRTNLGCGAPELVCCHDIDPTAPPPVKTPATLSCGQRNLLGVGNTFLGFEDQQTQFGEFPWSVVVTSVSPRSDLKPLFFSGGSLVHPQVVLSAAHNFRNLTAEKILVRLGDWNLETKTEPIPYQEIEVAELLIHPGYSGDPYHYYDIVALVLKQPAVLGATVNTICLPVNDQDYLPDKCIVSGWGKKNFNSKRFERVMKAVEMPLVQHDVCQAALQGTRLGPGFILHDSFLCAGGQKEGQDACTGDGGSPLACPLRSNPSRYIQVGVVAWGIECGRLGLPGVYSDVFKAGLWLDKILSERFGTSRGDEASKPVLDIRSPIA; translated from the exons ATGTCAGCAGTAAGGAGACAGTGGCTGCTGCttctcttggtggtggtggtggagatgacaGCCTTACCTCAGCTGGATTCCCCGGCTACCTCCATACCACAGATATCGCAGGAGAACCAGACGCAGCTAAGTATTGATAACAACATGCTCCTGTGCGTCTTATCCGCGGCTGTCGGCGAAGCCCAAAGCGGCTGTCCCACCTCTCCTGACTTCGCCGCGCTTCCACCCATAGACCCAACACCAGCCCCTATCCCCATTTCTCTTCCACCTGGCGAAGAAGTGACTGGCGACCACGACTTGCGTACTCCACCCTGCACGTGCGCCCCCCACTGGCAGTGCAGAGACGAAGAAGCGGGCAcag AAGTGACTGGCGACTCCCTCACCTCCATCGTGCTGGACTTGCGAACCAACTTAGGATGCGGCGCCCCTGAGTTGGTGTGCTGCCATGACATAGACCCAACCGCCCCGCCACCCGTCAAGACTCCTGCCACCCTCTCCTGCGGCCAGAGGAACCTTTTGGGCGTCGGGAACACCTTCTTAGGTTTTGAG GACCAGCAGACGCAGTTCGGTGAGTTTCCTTGGAGTGTCGTCGTCACCTCAGTTTCTCCTCGCAGCGATCTTAagcctctcttcttctccgGAGGATCATTGGTGCATCCGCAGGTTGTCCTCTCTGCGGCCCACAATTTCAG AAACCTCACCGCCGAAAAGATCTTGGTCCGCCTCGGCGACTGGAATTTGGAGACCAAGACGGAGCCAATCCCTTATCAGGAGATCGAGGTGGCCGAGCTGTTGATCCACCCTGGCTACAGCGGCGACCCTTACCACTACTACGACATCGTGGCGCTGGTGCTGAAGCAGCCAGCTGTCCTCGGCGCTACCGTCAACACCATCTGCCTGCCTGTCAACGACCAAGATTACCTGCCCGACAAGTGCATCGTGTCCGGCTGGGGCAAGAAGAATTTTAATTCGAAGAGGTTTGAGAGG gTGATGAAGGCCGTGGAGATGCCCCTGGTGCAGCACGACGTCTGCCAGGCGGCGCTGCAGGGGACGCGGCTGGGGCCAGGCTTCATCCTGCACGACTCCTTCCTGTGTGCTGGGGGACAGAAGGAAGGCCAGGACGCCTGTACGGGCGACGGCGGCTCCCCCTTGGCGTGTCCCCTGCGAAGCAACCCCTCCCGCTACATTCAG GTGGGCGTGGTGGCGTGGGGCATCGAGTGTGGGCGCCTGGGACTGCCGGGAGTGTACTCAGACGTGTTTAAGGCGGGGCTGTGGCTAGACAAAATCCTCAGCGAAAGGTTTGGAACCTCGCGGGGAGACGAGGCGTCGAAGCCGGTGCTTGACATACGTTCGCCGATCGCCTGA